The Hemibagrus wyckioides isolate EC202008001 linkage group LG12, SWU_Hwy_1.0, whole genome shotgun sequence genome includes a window with the following:
- the LOC131362600 gene encoding GTPase IMAP family member 9-like isoform X1 yields MSPVSPVSPVSPVSMLRMVLVGKTGAGKSSSGNTILGRKAFRAAQSGSSVTKECWKETGDVSGRELVLVDTPGLFDTNLSERELMQEISKCISMTAPGPHAIILVISLGPFTEEERLSVEKIRALFGEEADKYTMILFTHGDDLSSTIEEYLSGANEPLEDLISRCGQRYHVFNNKAMQDRMQVLEFLEKVDSMISVNNNKFYSSEMYEDVEQRLRRREDELRKIYEQKLHEQQLELQTKYQEEKRNLQEKIDALKESDQEKEKKIKQLQHLVTRNNQILTEYKRYYEYKLNAVREEAEQTQLNEEILIRVISELKHWSVR; encoded by the exons A tgtctccagtgtctccagtgtctccagtgtctccTGTGTCCATGTTGAGGATGGTGCTGGTGGGAAAAACTGGAGCTGGTAAAAGTTCCTCAGGAAACACCATCCTGGGCAGGAAAGCCTTCAGAGCTGCACAGAGTGGATCATCTGTCACTAAAGAGTGCTGGAAGGAGACTGGAGATGTGTCTGGGAGGGAGCTGGTTCTGGTGGACACTCCTGGACTGTTTGACACAAACCTTTCTGAGAGAGAGCTGATGCAGGAGATCAGTAAGTGCATTAGCATGACGGCTCCAGGACCCCACGCCATCATCCTGGTCATTTCACTCGGCCCTTTTACTGAGGAGGAACGTCTCTCAGTGGAGAAGATCAGAGCTCTTTTTGGTGAAGAAGCAGATAAATACACCATGATCCTCTTCACACACGGTGATGACCTGAGCTCCACGATTGAAGAGTACCTCAGTGGCGCTAACGAGCCCCTCGAAGACCTGATTAGCCGATGTGGACAGAGATATCATGTCTTTAACAATAAAGCAATGCAGGACCGCATGCAGGTTCTGGAGTTCCTGGAGAAAGTAGACAGCATGATTTCAGTAAATAATAACAAGTTCTACTCCAGTGAGATGTACGAAGATGTGGAACAGAGGCTGAGGAGGAGGGAAGATGAGCTGAGGAAGATCTATGAGCAGAAACTACATGAACAACAACTGGAACTGCAGACCAAGTAtcaggaagaaaagagaaatctgCAAGAGAAGATTGATGCCTTAAAAGAATCTGAtcaagagaaggagaagaagatcaAACAGCTGCAGCATCTGGTCACCCGGAATAACCAAATTCTGACCGAGTATAAAAGATATTATGAGTACAAACTTAATGCAGTGAGAGAGGAAGCAGAACAAACTCAGCTGAATGAGGAAATCCTGATACGTGTCATTAGTGAGCTAAAACACTGGAGTGTGAGATAA
- the LOC131362600 gene encoding GTPase IMAP family member 9-like isoform X2, translating to MSPVSPVSPVSMLRMVLVGKTGAGKSSSGNTILGRKAFRAAQSGSSVTKECWKETGDVSGRELVLVDTPGLFDTNLSERELMQEISKCISMTAPGPHAIILVISLGPFTEEERLSVEKIRALFGEEADKYTMILFTHGDDLSSTIEEYLSGANEPLEDLISRCGQRYHVFNNKAMQDRMQVLEFLEKVDSMISVNNNKFYSSEMYEDVEQRLRRREDELRKIYEQKLHEQQLELQTKYQEEKRNLQEKIDALKESDQEKEKKIKQLQHLVTRNNQILTEYKRYYEYKLNAVREEAEQTQLNEEILIRVISELKHWSVR from the exons A tgtctccagtgtctccagtgtctccTGTGTCCATGTTGAGGATGGTGCTGGTGGGAAAAACTGGAGCTGGTAAAAGTTCCTCAGGAAACACCATCCTGGGCAGGAAAGCCTTCAGAGCTGCACAGAGTGGATCATCTGTCACTAAAGAGTGCTGGAAGGAGACTGGAGATGTGTCTGGGAGGGAGCTGGTTCTGGTGGACACTCCTGGACTGTTTGACACAAACCTTTCTGAGAGAGAGCTGATGCAGGAGATCAGTAAGTGCATTAGCATGACGGCTCCAGGACCCCACGCCATCATCCTGGTCATTTCACTCGGCCCTTTTACTGAGGAGGAACGTCTCTCAGTGGAGAAGATCAGAGCTCTTTTTGGTGAAGAAGCAGATAAATACACCATGATCCTCTTCACACACGGTGATGACCTGAGCTCCACGATTGAAGAGTACCTCAGTGGCGCTAACGAGCCCCTCGAAGACCTGATTAGCCGATGTGGACAGAGATATCATGTCTTTAACAATAAAGCAATGCAGGACCGCATGCAGGTTCTGGAGTTCCTGGAGAAAGTAGACAGCATGATTTCAGTAAATAATAACAAGTTCTACTCCAGTGAGATGTACGAAGATGTGGAACAGAGGCTGAGGAGGAGGGAAGATGAGCTGAGGAAGATCTATGAGCAGAAACTACATGAACAACAACTGGAACTGCAGACCAAGTAtcaggaagaaaagagaaatctgCAAGAGAAGATTGATGCCTTAAAAGAATCTGAtcaagagaaggagaagaagatcaAACAGCTGCAGCATCTGGTCACCCGGAATAACCAAATTCTGACCGAGTATAAAAGATATTATGAGTACAAACTTAATGCAGTGAGAGAGGAAGCAGAACAAACTCAGCTGAATGAGGAAATCCTGATACGTGTCATTAGTGAGCTAAAACACTGGAGTGTGAGATAA
- the LOC131362600 gene encoding GTPase IMAP family member 9-like isoform X3, which produces MSPVSPVSMLRMVLVGKTGAGKSSSGNTILGRKAFRAAQSGSSVTKECWKETGDVSGRELVLVDTPGLFDTNLSERELMQEISKCISMTAPGPHAIILVISLGPFTEEERLSVEKIRALFGEEADKYTMILFTHGDDLSSTIEEYLSGANEPLEDLISRCGQRYHVFNNKAMQDRMQVLEFLEKVDSMISVNNNKFYSSEMYEDVEQRLRRREDELRKIYEQKLHEQQLELQTKYQEEKRNLQEKIDALKESDQEKEKKIKQLQHLVTRNNQILTEYKRYYEYKLNAVREEAEQTQLNEEILIRVISELKHWSVR; this is translated from the exons A tgtctccagtgtctccTGTGTCCATGTTGAGGATGGTGCTGGTGGGAAAAACTGGAGCTGGTAAAAGTTCCTCAGGAAACACCATCCTGGGCAGGAAAGCCTTCAGAGCTGCACAGAGTGGATCATCTGTCACTAAAGAGTGCTGGAAGGAGACTGGAGATGTGTCTGGGAGGGAGCTGGTTCTGGTGGACACTCCTGGACTGTTTGACACAAACCTTTCTGAGAGAGAGCTGATGCAGGAGATCAGTAAGTGCATTAGCATGACGGCTCCAGGACCCCACGCCATCATCCTGGTCATTTCACTCGGCCCTTTTACTGAGGAGGAACGTCTCTCAGTGGAGAAGATCAGAGCTCTTTTTGGTGAAGAAGCAGATAAATACACCATGATCCTCTTCACACACGGTGATGACCTGAGCTCCACGATTGAAGAGTACCTCAGTGGCGCTAACGAGCCCCTCGAAGACCTGATTAGCCGATGTGGACAGAGATATCATGTCTTTAACAATAAAGCAATGCAGGACCGCATGCAGGTTCTGGAGTTCCTGGAGAAAGTAGACAGCATGATTTCAGTAAATAATAACAAGTTCTACTCCAGTGAGATGTACGAAGATGTGGAACAGAGGCTGAGGAGGAGGGAAGATGAGCTGAGGAAGATCTATGAGCAGAAACTACATGAACAACAACTGGAACTGCAGACCAAGTAtcaggaagaaaagagaaatctgCAAGAGAAGATTGATGCCTTAAAAGAATCTGAtcaagagaaggagaagaagatcaAACAGCTGCAGCATCTGGTCACCCGGAATAACCAAATTCTGACCGAGTATAAAAGATATTATGAGTACAAACTTAATGCAGTGAGAGAGGAAGCAGAACAAACTCAGCTGAATGAGGAAATCCTGATACGTGTCATTAGTGAGCTAAAACACTGGAGTGTGAGATAA